A window from Cryptomeria japonica chromosome 1, Sugi_1.0, whole genome shotgun sequence encodes these proteins:
- the LOC131856346 gene encoding uncharacterized protein LOC131856346: MALTGVALAAKLYWRWCKEQDKSWAKILSQKYFQGIPQLEMPRYPLLGKGSRFHENGWTRVSDFKSFSSRGQLEVAGWKSPDEWPNVGMPEECVELHNVLSSRRCNPLQYDDVLAWSPNPKGEYTVASGYRELLSHRVDGDEIQWWKKIWNKSSWPKCNCFVWILAWNKCLTWDNIQKHGFQGPSIYVLCGANEEDLAHLFFRCPFSLQIWHFWWGVWNSPCVHASSLIEFWQRLGRPPSMASFL, translated from the exons ATGGCTTTGACTGGTGTGGCTTTGGCTGCGAAactatattggaggtggtgtaaggAGCAGGATAAGAGTTGGGCCAAGATTCTTTCTCAGAAGTATTTTCAGGGAATCCCTCAGTTGGAAATGCCCCGTTACCCCCTTCTTGGAAAGGGCTCG AGATTTCATGAGAATGGCTGGACTCGGGTAAGTGACTTTAAGTCATTTTCCTCTCGTGGTCAGTTGGAGGTGGCTGGATGGAAGTCTCCAGATGAATGGCCTAATGTTGGGATGCCAGAAGAATGTGTTGAGCTACATAATGTCCTTTCCAGTAGACGTTGCAACCCTCTCCagtatgatgatgtgcttgcctgGTCTCCCAATCCTAAAGGGGAATATACTGTTGCTTCTGGCTATCGGGAGCTATTGTCCCATAGGGTGGATGGGGATGAAATTCAGTGGTGGAAGAAGATATGGAACAAGTCTTCCTGGCCAAAATGTAATTGTTTTGTGTGGATTTTGGCTTGGAATAAGTGCTTGACCTGGGATAATATTCAGAAGCATGGCTTCCAGGGTCCCTCGATCTATGTTTTGTGTGGAGCTAACGAGGAGGACTTGGCTCATTTGTTTTTTCGCTGTCCTTTCTCCCTCCAGATTTGGCATTTTTGGTGGGGGGTTTGGAATAGTCCCTGTGTTCATGCTTCTTCCTTGATTGAGTTTTGGCAAAGGTTGGGTAGGCCTCCCTCTATGGCTTCCTTTTTATAG